The genome window GATTCGAAAGTACAATATTACGGACAGCGTACAAGGATCATTTGTCCAAAAATTGGTGCAATGTCAActctttttcataaatttcgatATATTACACACTATTATAATTAGTTTTGGCAGGAATGTCGTAAATGGGTCATCGCAAAAATTTCTTCGGTTTGTGAACTATTTAGTTTCTAAAAACATAACTTCGCTGAAATTCGatattctcttcctttttttcatttttaaaggAGCTTTAAGATCGATATAGCTTTACTTTGAAACAATCTTAGATCtttaactttgaaaatatcatACAGGAATGTTGAAATGTCCTTGGAGTGACCTTGAACCATCGAGTAACTCGGAGCGGCCGTGACCCTGAACTTTTTGATAACTTCAAGGAGAGTATGTCGGCGAACCTTCAACggaattatattcttttaagCGAATAATGGTTAAAAGCTGCGTGATCTTTGAAAAGAATAATCCAACGTATAGGATATACTTTCTTCATTTCGTATATCTTTCAACCTTTGTGTATCtgatttttaacaaagtttGCGCGAGCACGTATACGAGGAAATTAGCGTAATCGACAATACCGTTTGTTCAAGACCGCAAACAAagataaaattctattcttgaaacggtttattattatacgagCCGTTGTAATGCATACAATATTGCTTTACTGACCCGAATCAACCAGTCGATCAAGTTTTTGAAACGATATACACGCATCAGTgatctttcgttcttttttacCGATCGGaaacaaacaataaaatatttaaggaacATTTAATACTTATCTTTAATATGATTTTCTTCGACTCGAAAACTGTTTCATTCATGCTTCAACAAGCATGCACTTGACTTAACATCATACTTCACTGTTTTGTATATGAATATGATTTAACTTGAAAAGGCATAGAAACAATAATTAGGAAGGACGTTGCTTTCATGGATATCGCTTAAATCTATCGCGGTGTGATCATAAAAGTGATGATAATAATCGTTCCATCGTTATAGATATTCAATACGTAGCAATGTTGTTcggtatatatatacagtatgtAGCAGTGTCGCCGAGAGTCGCGAGATCTTTCTCCTTTATTTCTTCACTGCCGAtcaattatatactatatacaaagGATAAATCAACGAGGGTTATTCCGTTACAAGAAAAGGATCGACTTTTGATTATCTTCGACGTGAAACACTTCGATGAGGGACAAGAGATAACCGTGTGTGTATTCTTTTTGGCGAACAAACATCATTTTCGGTGAGGGAAAGATCGTCAAAGTTATGCTAACACCTCGCGGCTCTCAGGAGCCTGATTCAAATGGAAGGAATACGATCTATCTTACAAGCTGAATAATGTTGGTGCGTTAACGTAGTACAGTGCGCCTCTATTAACGCGATTACGAGCTTAGAGATAAATTCATACTCGTCGTAACGCTATTACTCGTTATTACAAACTAGAAACAATCTCTAATGACTTTGTGAGTAGAACTTTGTAATTAGGCTCTTGAGCAGTGTCTAAACACGAGAGAAACGGAATCGAACTCAACCGCGCGCGCGCTTTATTAGCTAATCCATTGATTCGGCACCttcgattctttcttttccgcATCGAATTCGCGCCACATTGCCTCCGATACTAAAAAGATATCAAACGAATTACGATTAGCAGCACCGATTCGTGTCTTAGCACGATTTTACACTTCGATGCGTTCTTCCTCGAAAGTGCCTTCGTTCTTTTCTGCTTGTTTCGCGGTGGAATGGGAGAAGTTGATGACGTTTACAGATAGAAGTTGTTACATGTAAAAGTATTAAACACGCGTCGTACTTcgatagaaatatgaaaaacaaaCCGATATACGCTACGCATTCGTTCTCTACGTTTCTTACACGCACACATACataatacacacacacacacgagCGTGCATCGTATagaattattctttctttattcttttctttttctcttgctCGCtcatttctctcttctctctaaTTACGAGTTACAGTACGATTTATAgatccttcctttctttttttctcgttcaCCTCTTTAGGCCATTCCACGAGACGGCTATGGAATTTTGACATTCACGAACGTTGCGTCACACTGCTTTGTGTGTAGAAAGCATCGCGCgcacgttttttttttttttttttttaagtctAATGTATCTGCGGTTCGTACGATTCATACATATTCTAGGTTTTACGGTAAAAATTCACTGAATACCTTGTTCGCTACTACAGACCCTTTCGACGGAGCGACCTAAACGGCGCTCTATTCAAGTACGGATACTTCAGCGATAGAGAAGACGCGCGCGTTCGTTCCTTACAAAACTCCTCCGGCGCGGGGAACgttatcgatgaaaaattttattgcagcCAATCGCATCGCATGTTTTTCCCAACGGTCGAACGAGTTTGCGTTCGATCGTCGGTCCAGTGACGAAACAGGTGATGATATTTGGGTGATATATCACGCGCAACGCTGTGTGCGTACATAATTACCTCGGGAGGAGAAAGGTTAATAGGGAAAGATTAAATTGACTCTGGTAAATCGTGAAGCGCGATCACGCGACTTGAACCGTCCGTTCATCGGCGATCCTTCGCAACGATTCTTTCTCACTGGTTATGCAACCGCCCACCGGAAGCTTTTACTTGATTGTTGGTAACCTTCGGTATCGCTCCGATGATCTTCACGCGAttctgttgctgttgttgttgcgGTTGTTGCTTGTTGTCGCAGAATTGAGGCGGAGGAGCGAATACCAGTTCGTCGCCGCTGCCCGCGGAAGGTCCAGCGTTGAATTCAGGCGGCGGTGGGACGAACAGATCGTTGCTTTGTTCCTCGACATCCGCCTCGATCGGTGGCGGCAACTGGGCTAGGCTAACCGCGTGTCGCGTCAGTAATCCGCTACCACCGTAGCTCGTTCTTTTCGGATTCGTCTCCTTTTCTACACTGGTGACGGAGAGTACCGTGGTCGGATGTTGCGCGGCTTCGTTGGCAAGATTCCTAGCGGTCGTATCATCGAAACCCGTTGGTGGACCCACTGGCACGTCTTGGTCGGAACTCACACCACTTGAGCTGTTATCGCCATCCTCGACCAGGGATTGCTGAGTTTGTTGCAACAAAAAGTCGTTCGGGTGACTCTTCGAAGACTTCAATTGCGTTCTGACCTTCTGAATTTCTTCAACGCTAAACGAATGCGGCAACGAACTGCTACCGGATGAACTCGAACCCGAGGTGTTCGAGTTGCCCGATGTCTCTCGAGTGGATTCCAATTTCTCCCTTGCAGCCGCTTTCTCGAGTTCCTTCGCGATCTCTGATTCTCCATCGTCGTCCGTCTCTTCCTCTCCCTCGTCGTTGTCCGATTCCGACAGGCTGTAATCCGGTTCTGGGATCGGCGGAGCTGCGTTAGTCACCGTATTTCCAGCGTTGTTGTTCGCCACTGACGAGAGATTCGTGATCGAGGAACTGGTACCGATggccttcttctttctttccctgaCACCAGCCGTACTGTGACTTCTGTTGGTCTTCAGAGGTTGCGCGTACTGGTTGTTGGCTGACTGATTGTTGTTCACCTGGTTGTTGTTGCTGACCGTGTTGTTCACGTTTTGTTGGTTGTTTAACGGCTTGAAGGTCGTGTTGTTGGTGGTGCGCAGACTGTGCGACTTCCTCACGTGACAACGGGTCGTATGAGTCGGTAGGCTGCGAGAACGATATCCCACCGTCTTCATATCTTCCGGCGAGGCGTATAACTTGGCGCTATTCGATGGTCGGAAGCTCGACATCACGCCATAACCTCCGTCTGCTGTCGCGGCTGCCAGTTCTGCATAGAACAGGAAGAATATAGTTATCTCGTGTGTATAATTTCTACAACGCAGTGTTGGAAAGAGACTAGCGGAATGGTACGGCAGCGAGAGGAGCATTCTGCTCGATTCGTTCGTTAAACGACACGATTGGCAGATGTGACCATTTCGACCGATCATAGTATCGTGcagttatatacaaattcatatttctccGTATGTTTGTAAAGTTTCAAACGCTATGTAAATAGCATAGAGAAGTTTCTAACCAGGTGGATCTTTCGCTTCATATTTGAAAAACTGTATCTAAGAGAATTTTAAAACTAATATCAGGCATACATAAGGGTACGACGAGTAAAAGAAAACGGTAAGAAACGCGTGTACGATCGAGGTGGGTATAATCGGATTTATATCTGCTCCACTCGCCTTTCTTTCCAGCTTCCAGCACAATAGGAGCGGAGGCTGACAAGCAGTCACCGTGAAATTTATCACGAAATAACAGGTGACTGAACCGTAACGCGTTGAAATATCCTGACGATATACGGTACCTTTGACTTGCTGTATATGAGCCATATTATCGTACACAGAAGCCGGCGTGACTACGTCCGGCACGTTCGCGCCCACGTTCACTTTGACGACTTGACCGACCGGTGGTGGAGGTGGCGGATGGTTCGGTGGTGGAAGCCCGTTTCTGCCATTCAACGCGTTTACGTCTTCCTGGCTTCTATGCCCTTTCGGAGCCAAAATAGACGACTGCACCTGCACGTTCAAGTCCGGTGTACTGTGAAAATCTCGGTGAAGATCGGAACCACCGCCCAATCCACCGAAGAATCGCACTCTTGAGTTCAGCTGCGAACAAACCGACAAAATCCTATTGGGACCCACGATCCGGCGATTTCGAGGGGATAGCGTTCACAAAAAACAATAGCTGGTCGCACATACATAGCTCGTACTACTGTCACAAGTAACGTAATATCCGAGAATTATACGAACTTGGAGAAGCACCGATAAAAAGCAATTTATATTCCCTTAAAGCGaaaatttttctcctttattaACGAGAATGATTAAATCTCTGTCTTCAAAATCAAGTGTTTAAGAAGCAACTAATAATAACTAACAATGAAGATAGGTGTATAATacacattttatatacatattttggtATAAGAGATACCGTAGTTTCAATTTACAAAGATCAGTAGTTACAAAATAATCGGTTACGGTCACGTACATGTGCTCATTAATTGGTTAATACCATTATCGTCTTAATTTCCATCTACttgtatttacaaatttatcgaGTTCCGTTTTCTCTTTGTTCAATAAGATTCATACACTTGGAGATGTCGAGTGACTTTGAGATCATTTGGAAACTCGCGAGAATTTAAGATGGTTCGCAATTCTGAGAAAGTTGGATGTTATTTAAACGTGTAACGTCCGATTATGTATGGCACACGGGGGAAGAATGCACGATCATGCAAAAAGTGTAAGCAAAGTAATTAAACTGTTCGTTTCATGGATATACATCGTTAGTTCTGCGAGGCGTGTTCATAAAGCTGAAAGTGATATCCGATACCCTTTCGAGCATCGGATTTTCATTAGCAAATGGCTTAGTCACCTGGAATCATGCAAGTCACGGACGCGCTAGAAACAAAGTATTTTCGATCAGTAATATAAGTCGTCCTCGTTGTCTCTCTCGTACCAGGAGCGCCCCTTGCTGTACACTCGTGCTGGCTTGCGAGAAAACTATAACACACATGCGTAAAAACAGCCACCATCACCACCTGGGTAGCATGCATCGAGGAGCGCTAGCCACTCTGaaaaatactttcaatacTCTCGCCGAGAACCAGAATATCGATAATGGTTAAACAAAGAGTGGGGAGGCACAGCGACTAATTAAATGACCAGAAATACTCGGGTCACCAACGGGTCACCAACAACACGGATCTACTGTAACGGCAAACAATTTATCCAAGTTACGGGAAATTAAGTCGATCGGAGTTAAACAAAGCTTGCCGCTTCTAGGGATTCCTCTGGTCAGAAATTTTACAGTCGAATCGTTAACCCTTTTCGGatatataatacttaataaacGAAACAATTTCTCATCCAAGTTTCATCTTTCTAATTgtcttcataaaaatataaatttctataaatgcactaaaatgtaaaatcaGTTTTACCGAAGGCAAATACGTTTATcgtttaatcgattaattatctaaaaaaaaagaaacaagttaACTCGCTGTTGAAACGATGACTCTCATTTATATTTGCCAGATAGAATCCTTAGAATAGACAGTTTAGCGGTTTGCTTAGTTTCTACAGCTGTCAAACACCGCAAACTCTATCACGTTCGTAACCATCGAGCAAAGTATCACGCGACAGAGTATAATTAAACGACCCACTACAGAGGCAGATCGAAAACAGTATATACGATTAACTTTCGAGGGAAAGTATCCTTACTTTGCCTTTGCGTTTCATTTCCGCTACGCTCGCGTATACCCTGCCAGTCTTAGCAGGTGAGGAAGGATGCGACTTGGTAGCTTGACCAGTTTGAAAGTGAGAGCTCATCATGGACGAGCTGTACTGACCACTGGTACTACCTTGCTGCCGCTGAAATAGTTcctggaagaaaggaaggacaAAGCTGAAGCCTCAGTTCGTTCGTGCAGTGCCATTCGAGGAGAACAAGAAGCGCATCGTTCGTGATCGAGCAACGGTATATGCTTCGTGATTTTTCATACGTACCTCCAGTTCCGCGGCAGTGATCCTACTGGAGGTAGGTCTCGATCGAATACTGGCCGTTCGCGGCTGTACCGGTGTGTTCTGTCCGGTATTGGGTCCGGTCGATGGTTGCTGAGGAAGATGGATCGATTCCGCGCTACTCGATTTGGCTCCCGTCGATGTTATCTCGTCGCGATCGTCTCTCTCGCCACCACCTTCTGCATGTCACCagaaaacataataaatttgtacgGTATACTTGGTAGTCGCATATATAGGAGAAGAGATTAATGTAGAGCGACgattatacacatatttatatacataaacgaAATTGCTGAGAACAGTAGCGGAGAGCGGATAGGACTAGGTCATCGTAATTTAAGCGGGACAATTCATTTCTATTGGAATTCAAGGTGGCATTACTGCATTTGTTTACTTTTATCATCGAAAGTTTACCTAATCCCGCGACCATCGATCTTGCTCGAGCGCGACCAACGCTCAGAGTGGTTTTCGGGTCTCTTCGGGGTGGCATGGGAGCCGGTGATCTGCCAAGCGTACCGCCAATCACCACGTTGTTGTTACCTTTACGCGGAAGGGTTGCGTACTGTCTCTGAATAGGTTGACTAGTTGGCAGAAGAGCTGCCGATTGCGAATTCGGAAGGCTGATCATCGGGGAAACCACCGTCATTCTGACCAGTTCCCCGGATTTTCGGATCAGGTCGACTACGTGTTCGTGCGACGCCGTTGTCACATCTTCGCCGTTGATCTACGAAAAAGTATCAGGCATCGATAAAATAGAAGTTGATCAGATCGATGAACCaaagttagaaaataaaaacgaagcTGTGATTAGCAACGGTTGTTCCAATATCCATTCGAAGCTTTCTATGGTTCCAAGTTTCAAATCACGTTCCGAGTAgataaaattcgaatttttcgtaTACGGTACAAAGCGATTCGAACTGCTTCGCTACTTGTTACTTACTTGGATAAGGTAGTCTCCTTTTCGGAGGCCAGCTAGGTCGGCCACTCCTCCTTGATCGACGTCGTCCAAGTACTGCAAGGCGGGATACCTGGCCGACGGCGTCAGTTCCATCAGAGGCGAGGTTGCCTTGGCGCCCCGTAACACGAAGCCGAAACCTTTTCTCGAGCGATGCAGTACCACGGTACGAGGTTCAGACGTAACTCTGAAGATCAACGAATTGAATAACGGTTACTCGGTGGATTAAACCAGCGTCGTTTCCGTTAGCACTCAAGGCTACGACAGGCTCGAGGATATTCGAAGATATTCGCTCTAACGGATGCCTCTCTAGCTTGTAAAAATGTCCGATCTAactgttattattatacgtcTGTGTAGGATGCATGATAATGTAAGATGATAATGTAAGAtgtaatataaagtaatatacgtaAGTGACTCACGGTTTCTTCAGTCTAGGAGCAGTAGCGAAATACTTATGTTGAGATTCTCTACGGCCCAATACTCTGTTCCGGCCATCCCTGGCAGGCTGAGGACCCAGTGGAATGTTCGTGTGACGGAGCCTGACTTCCTGTACGCAGTGCGCCGGAAACAGACCCGTACCCTGTCCCCGAAGCACTCCTTCGAGAAGACCACAGTCGGTCGCTCCGGTGactgttaaaaattaaaaaataaacgatacaaCTCACTACCGGCGTATTTTAACCttctaattttagaaattatcgACTAAGCAATAAAGGTATTTGGTTTCGACGAGATTCGCTTGAAATTTTAACGTGTTATATCTCCCTTGCAAGAATAtcagaaaagatataaaactgGTCGATTATTCGATGGATCGatgtatttcatttgaatGCACCATCGTTGAGATATTTGAGAAGAAACAATCAACAAAGGTCCAGAATATTTCCACCACCATGCGACTGTTGTTCGGgcaattttactttttcccAGCTTATaagaaaaacatataaaacGTGACGTTATGttacaaaatgtatatagaatacGACACATCATTTACAAACGACTATAactaaattgttaaaataaaaattcgcttAATCTAGATTCGTAGAATCAGCCGTCGTGTCGAAAGTAATCCTAGTCGATtgttataatgaaaaaaagaaatacgaatcTATGAGAGTCGACAAACTCGTAAACAAAAAATGTGCATacttacgaaataaaaatcaacgaaGAGCGTTCGTTCCGTTATCGGAAACGCGATAAACGCGAGCCttgatcaaataaataaagagcGATAGAGAAGATAATTATAGTCTGTACCTTCCAAGATATCTCCCTGATTGATATTCAGATGGCCTAGAATTCCGCTGTTGTAGCTCTCGACGCAAACGACCGTTGTACCTGGGATCGAGAGGGAATTGGTAGTGTCCGACTGCGAGGTTCCGACCCCGGAACTGTCGCTAATCACGTCGGAGGCTGTATCGCCGAGACTCTTGTctaaaaaatttacgaaaacaAGCATGGTCGTTTGAGCTTTTCATCGTTCCATTGGCTCGATCGGATTCTTAGACCGGCTGAACGTCATGCAACGCTAGATTTGTTAACGGAAAGTAGAAAGCGCCAGCTTAACGCTAAAACGGTATATCCGCtcttttgaaatttcctaACTAGTAAATACGTGTACGTAGAGAGAGTTTCGTGGCGTGGAATGTCTAGATCGCCGATGTTACATCCAACGAGACACGGATGGTCGTATCTCTCGTGTTGTTTCGTCATCGTCTCGAGAAACGTCATAGCACTGCGTGGAACAGACTCGGCAAAGTTAGCCTGTCTGGCATCGCGTACCATTTCTGATGGTGATGGTTCGACGTTCGAGTCACGccaaatatacaaatacactTGATCGTGTTTCtcgctttctcttttttctctctccctctctttctctctgtatcTTTCTCTCCGTGTCGCATCAGGGGATCATGTGCCGTGTCCCAAACGCATATACGGAGGAGGCTAGATCTCACGAAATCTCTTCAACGATGAAGGTTGCGAGCACGCGAGCTTCCGTAGAACCGCATTCTCGTCGCTCTGGTCGCGACCGAGCGAGGCAAAAGTCGAGGAAAATAAACCTGTGTGTGTATACCTGTGACGATGCTGGCGGAATCTTCGCCGGACGGTTGATTGCTGCCTTCGGAGAGGCTCGAGCTAGCCGAGCTGAAAGGAGCTAGACTCCTGCTGCTCGGTGACGGCGACGGCGGCATCTCCATCGTTCTGTGCATGTCAAGACGGTGTTGAAGCTCGAGCCGGTGTTCTTGCAGCCTCGTCAGTCCCTCCATTCTTACGTTCTGATAGTTCTCCGCGGTGGCTGGTAATCTTGAAATGGAGGCGGAACTCGTATAGGAGTCGAACGTAACTACGTTCGACCTTATGTTCGATTAAATCTCACGAGATTAGCGTAAATTGTCTTTGCTTTAACGCGCGATCGGTTAATTCCCGAACGCGCGGATGAACACGCGGGTTCCCCGCCACCCGAACAAcgtacgatcgatcgaattcgTCGCGAAGGTTAGTATCGGAAAATAGCCTGTTGGAAACACGCGTGAAGTTATATCGATATCGAATCAAAGATAAGAGCAGACGCCCTGGCTTCGTAAAGAACGCGGCAAGAAATCTCGACCTTGATCGGTCGGATTAATCAAAGAGAAGAGACGATGTTGGAGATTTGAGTGAACAGCACGGAGGATAAGAAGGGATAAGAAGAGGAGTAAGAAGGAAATCCCGATTTCGAGAGCAGCCGAGTACGCAAGAGAGATCGCAAAGACAGTTTATGCTTACCTCGCGTTAGGATCCCTCAGCGAATTGGGGCTCTGGTAGTCCGAGGTAATCCGATGACCGTTCTGCTCGGCGGATCTAGCGGCAACGTGCTGTTCGGACGGTATTCTCTGTAGCTCGTTTCTGGTTGCTTCGATGGACGGTACTCTGGCGAGGGCGGCGTGATGGGTGTCCGCCGTCCTCGCGATACTGTTCGCGT of Bombus pascuorum chromosome 6, iyBomPasc1.1, whole genome shotgun sequence contains these proteins:
- the LOC132908059 gene encoding SH3 and multiple ankyrin repeat domains protein 2 isoform X5 → MEAGPKQQQQQQQSQQQQQQQQQQQQQQQQQNSSAAGTGQTSSQATSPQGGQAQGQAQGQQNQDAAAVAAATAEAGPVEEGVLLARVHVPELYVSKCLQFPRDQLVWDVKQQCLASLPKELKESFNYGLFCPPVNGKAGKFLDEERRLGDYPFNGPVGYLELKYKRRVYKMLHLDEKQLKAMHTRTNLRRLLEYVANSQVEKIAKMCSKGLDPNFHCQETGETPLTLATTLKKPSKVIIALVNGGALLDYRTKEGLTAMHRAVERNSLEAVKTLLELGASPNYKDTKGLTPLYYSVIYKTDPMLCETLLHDHATIGAQDLQGWQEVHQACRNNLVQHLDHLLFYGADMNARNASGNTPLHVCAVNNTDSSCIRQLLFRGAQKDSLNYANQTPYQVAVIAGNMELAEVIKNYQPEEVVPFKGPPRYNPKRRSVAFGGTSTMTTSCSASNLGTLTRIPSAEQQHGSGGSLTGSGGGSLTRTISVEQYTASVNAVTRVPSAEQYATGNLTRVPSTEQQYPSTGTLNRVPSSEQYASPIATATGTTTVTRVSSGEQYSATAGTLTRVPSTEQYPTGTLTRVPSAEQYANSIARTADTHHAALARVPSIEATRNELQRIPSEQHVAARSAEQNGHRITSDYQSPNSLRDPNARLPATAENYQNVRMEGLTRLQEHRLELQHRLDMHRTMEMPPSPSPSSRSLAPFSSASSSLSEGSNQPSGEDSASIVTDKSLGDTASDVISDSSGVGTSQSDTTNSLSIPGTTVVCVESYNSGILGHLNINQGDILEVTGATDCGLLEGVLRGQGTGLFPAHCVQEVRLRHTNIPLGPQPARDGRNRVLGRRESQHKYFATAPRLKKPVTSEPRTVVLHRSRKGFGFVLRGAKATSPLMELTPSARYPALQYLDDVDQGGVADLAGLRKGDYLIQINGEDVTTASHEHVVDLIRKSGELVRMTVVSPMISLPNSQSAALLPTSQPIQRQYATLPRKGNNNVVIGGTLGRSPAPMPPRRDPKTTLSVGRARARSMVAGLEGGGERDDRDEITSTGAKSSSAESIHLPQQPSTGPNTGQNTPVQPRTASIRSRPTSSRITAAELEELFQRQQGSTSGQYSSSMMSSHFQTGQATKSHPSSPAKTGRVYASVAEMKRKGKLNSRVRFFGGLGGGSDLHRDFHSTPDLNVQVQSSILAPKGHRSQEDVNALNGRNGLPPPNHPPPPPPVGQVVKVNVGANVPDVVTPASVYDNMAHIQQVKELAAATADGGYGVMSSFRPSNSAKLYASPEDMKTVGYRSRSLPTHTTRCHVRKSHSLRTTNNTTFKPLNNQQNVNNTVSNNNQVNNNQSANNQYAQPLKTNRSHSTAGVRERKKKAIGTSSSITNLSSVANNNAGNTVTNAAPPIPEPDYSLSESDNDEGEEETDDDGESEIAKELEKAAAREKLESTRETSGNSNTSGSSSSGSSSLPHSFSVEEIQKVRTQLKSSKSHPNDFLLQQTQQSLVEDGDNSSSGVSSDQDVPVGPPTGFDDTTARNLANEAAQHPTTVLSVTSVEKETNPKRTSYGGSGLLTRHAVSLAQLPPPIEADVEEQSNDLFVPPPPEFNAGPSAGSGDELVFAPPPQFCDNKQQPQQQQQQNRVKIIGAIPKVTNNQVKASGGRLHNQ
- the LOC132908059 gene encoding SH3 and multiple ankyrin repeat domains protein 2 isoform X1 codes for the protein MEAGPKQQQQQQQSQQQQQQQQQQQQQQQQQNSSAAGTGQTSSQATSPQGGQAQGQAQGQQNQDAAAVAAATAEAGPVEEGVLLARVHVPELYVSKCLQFPRDQLVWDVKQQCLASLPKVATWYRELKESFNYGLFCPPVNGKAGKFLDEERRLGDYPFNGPVGYLELKYKRRVYKMLHLDEKQLKAMHTRTNLRRLLEYVANSQVEKIAKMCSKGLDPNFHCQETGETPLTLATTLKKPSKVIIALVNGGALLDYRTKEGLTAMHRAVERNSLEAVKTLLELGASPNYKDTKGLTPLYYSVIYKTDPMLCETLLHDHATIGAQDLQGWQEVHQACRNNLVQHLDHLLFYGADMNARNASGNTPLHVCAVNNTDSSCIRQLLFRGAQKDSLNYANQTPYQVAVIAGNMELAEVIKNYQPEEVVPFKGPPRYNPKRRSVAFGGTSTMTTSCSASNLGTLTRIPSAEQQHGSGGSLTGSGGGSLTRTISVEQYTASVNAVTRVPSAEQYATGNLTRVPSTEQQYPSTGTLNRVPSSEQYASPIATATGTTTVTRVSSGEQYSATAGTLTRVPSTEQYPTGTLTRVPSAEQYANSIARTADTHHAALARVPSIEATRNELQRIPSEQHVAARSAEQNGHRITSDYQSPNSLRDPNARLPATAENYQNVRMEGLTRLQEHRLELQHRLDMHRTMEMPPSPSPSSRSLAPFSSASSSLSEGSNQPSGEDSASIVTDKSLGDTASDVISDSSGVGTSQSDTTNSLSIPGTTVVCVESYNSGILGHLNINQGDILEVTGATDCGLLEGVLRGQGTGLFPAHCVQEVRLRHTNIPLGPQPARDGRNRVLGRRESQHKYFATAPRLKKPVTSEPRTVVLHRSRKGFGFVLRGAKATSPLMELTPSARYPALQYLDDVDQGGVADLAGLRKGDYLIQINGEDVTTASHEHVVDLIRKSGELVRMTVVSPMISLPNSQSAALLPTSQPIQRQYATLPRKGNNNVVIGGTLGRSPAPMPPRRDPKTTLSVGRARARSMVAGLEGGGERDDRDEITSTGAKSSSAESIHLPQQPSTGPNTGQNTPVQPRTASIRSRPTSSRITAAELEELFQRQQGSTSGQYSSSMMSSHFQTGQATKSHPSSPAKTGRVYASVAEMKRKGKLNSRVRFFGGLGGGSDLHRDFHSTPDLNVQVQSSILAPKGHRSQEDVNALNGRNGLPPPNHPPPPPPVGQVVKVNVGANVPDVVTPASVYDNMAHIQQVKELAAATADGGYGVMSSFRPSNSAKLYASPEDMKTVGYRSRSLPTHTTRCHVRKSHSLRTTNNTTFKPLNNQQNVNNTVSNNNQVNNNQSANNQYAQPLKTNRSHSTAGVRERKKKAIGTSSSITNLSSVANNNAGNTVTNAAPPIPEPDYSLSESDNDEGEEETDDDGESEIAKELEKAAAREKLESTRETSGNSNTSGSSSSGSSSLPHSFSVEEIQKVRTQLKSSKSHPNDFLLQQTQQSLVEDGDNSSSGVSSDQDVPVGPPTGFDDTTARNLANEAAQHPTTVLSVTSVEKETNPKRTSYGGSGLLTRHAVSLAQLPPPIEADVEEQSNDLFVPPPPEFNAGPSAGSGDELVFAPPPQFCDNKQQPQQQQQQNRVKIIGAIPKVTNNQVKASGGRLHNQ
- the LOC132908059 gene encoding SH3 and multiple ankyrin repeat domains protein 2 isoform X3, giving the protein MEAGPKQQQQQQQSQQQQQQQQQQQQQQQQQNSSAAGTGQTSSQATSPQGGQAQGQAQGQQNQDAAAVAAATAEAGPVEEGVLLARVHVPELYVSKCLQFPRDQLVWDVKQQCLASLPKVATWYRELKESFNYGLFCPPVNGKAGKFLDEERRLGDYPFNGPVGYLELKYKRRVYKMLHLDEKQLKAMHTRTNLRRLLEYVANSQVEKIAKMCSKGLDPNFHCQETGETPLTLATTLKKPSKVIIALVNGGALLDYRTKEGLTAMHRAVERNSLEAVKTLLELGASPNYKDTKGLTPLYYSVIYKTDPMLCETLLHDHATIGAQDLQGWQEVHQACRNNLVQHLDHLLFYGADMNARNASGNTPLHVCAVNNTDSSCIRQLLFRGAQKDSLNYANQTPYQVAVIAGNMELAEVIKNYQPEEVDKSLGDTASDVISDSSGVGTSQSDTTNSLSIPGTTVVCVESYNSGILGHLNINQGDILEVTGATDCGLLEGVLRGQGTGLFPAHCVQEVRLRHTNIPLGPQPARDGRNRVLGRRESQHKYFATAPRLKKPVTSEPRTVVLHRSRKGFGFVLRGAKATSPLMELTPSARYPALQYLDDVDQGGVADLAGLRKGDYLIQINGEDVTTASHEHVVDLIRKSGELVRMTVVSPMISLPNSQSAALLPTSQPIQRQYATLPRKGNNNVVIGGTLGRSPAPMPPRRDPKTTLSVGRARARSMVAGLEGGGERDDRDEITSTGAKSSSAESIHLPQQPSTGPNTGQNTPVQPRTASIRSRPTSSRITAAELEELFQRQQGSTSGQYSSSMMSSHFQTGQATKSHPSSPAKTGRVYASVAEMKRKGKLNSRVRFFGGLGGGSDLHRDFHSTPDLNVQVQSSILAPKGHRSQEDVNALNGRNGLPPPNHPPPPPPVGQVVKVNVGANVPDVVTPASVYDNMAHIQQVKELAAATADGGYGVMSSFRPSNSAKLYASPEDMKTVGYRSRSLPTHTTRCHVRKSHSLRTTNNTTFKPLNNQQNVNNTVSNNNQVNNNQSANNQYAQPLKTNRSHSTAGVRERKKKAIGTSSSITNLSSVANNNAGNTVTNAAPPIPEPDYSLSESDNDEGEEETDDDGESEIAKELEKAAAREKLESTRETSGNSNTSGSSSSGSSSLPHSFSVEEIQKVRTQLKSSKSHPNDFLLQQTQQSLVEDGDNSSSGVSSDQDVPVGPPTGFDDTTARNLANEAAQHPTTVLSVTSVEKETNPKRTSYGGSGLLTRHAVSLAQLPPPIEADVEEQSNDLFVPPPPEFNAGPSAGSGDELVFAPPPQFCDNKQQPQQQQQQNRVKIIGAIPKVTNNQVKASGGRLHNQ